One genomic window of Salvia miltiorrhiza cultivar Shanhuang (shh) chromosome 4, IMPLAD_Smil_shh, whole genome shotgun sequence includes the following:
- the LOC131019362 gene encoding uncharacterized protein LOC131019362, which translates to MAKGTRGRRRIASRQCRPTPYPLPSYKEKEDTCSKAIKKDWEDATCSVCMECPHNAVLLLCSSHDKGCRPYMCGTSFRYSNCLDQYKKAYAKATPPDSHPVHDSLDSQVIGPFSGQSADNGDTAELACPLCRGQVKGWTVVEPAREQLNAKKRSCMQENCTFMGTFKELRKHVRADHPSAKPREVDPTLEQKWRRMEREREREDVMSTIRSSMPGAVFFGDYVIEGGHYEFDSDEEEGFDINAMERNEGMEVGVNRNLMSMFLFLQAFGSAGNVGSNRGARRQERDSTNGGALDRGSMRLHRDNPIDDLEFSDQDSENDDDVGNENDGNGGTSLVGRLRRQGRVLLGRSGRRRRNREVNQGMR; encoded by the coding sequence ATGGCAAAAGGTACAAGAGGTCGGCGCCGGATCGCTTCACGGCAGTGCAGGCCAACACCATACCCCCTACCATCTTACAAAGAAAAGGAGGACACTTGCTCCAAGGCAATCAAGAAAGACTGGGAAGATGCTACATGCTCAGTGTGCATGGAGTGTCCTCACAATGCTGTTCTTCTCTTGTGTTCCTCCCATGACAAAGGATGCCGTCCTTACATGTGCGGGACCAGTTTTCGCTATTCAAACTGCCTTGACCAATACAAGAAGGCCTATGCAAAAGCAACTCCACCTGACAGCCATCCGGTTCACGATTCACTTGATAGTCAAGTTATTGGTCCGTTTTCGGGTCAGTCTGCAGACAATGGTGATACTGCAGAGCTTGCATGTCCACTTTGCAGGGGCCAGGTGAAGGGATGGACTGTTGTGGAGCCTGCACGAGAGCAACTCAATGCCAAGAAACGAAGTTGCATGCAGGAAAATTGTACATTTATGGGAACATTCAAAGAGTTGCGGAAACATGTGAGGGCGGACCACCCTTCTGCGAAGCCAAGAGAAGTGGATCCGACTCTAGAGCAGAAGTGGAGGAGGATGGAGCGTGAGCGAGAGAGGGAAGATGTGATGAGTACCATAAGATCATCAATGCCGGGGGCAGTGTTTTTTGGTGATTATGTGATAGAAGGAGGTCATTATGAGTTTGATTCAGATGAAGAGGAGGGTTTTGATATAAATGCTATGGAACGGAATGAGGGCATGGAAGTTGGCGTTAATCGGAATTTGATGTCTATGTTTCTCTTTCTGCAGGCCTTTGGTTCTGCAGGCAATGTGGGATCGAACAGAGGTGCTAGACGACAAGAGAGAGACTCCACCAACGGTGGTGCACTTGATAGAGGTTCTATGAGATTGCATCGTGATAACCCAATAGATGATTTAGAGTTTTCTGATCAAGATAGTGAAAATGATGATGATGTCGGAAATGAAAACGACGGGAACGGCGGTACGTCTTTGGTTGGCCGCCTACGTCGTCAAGGTAGAGTCCTTTTGGGGCGTTCCGGGAGGAGGAGAAGGAATAGAGAGGTGAATCAAGGGATGAGATAG